Genomic DNA from Mycobacteriales bacterium:
CATCGAGGTTGGGCCGCTTCACCGTGACGCGACGCGCATCAATGCCGGCTTCGGCCAACCGACCGAGGATCTTCAGCACATCGTTGGACGACCCATCGGTGCGGACATCGAGCCGGTGCGCTGCCTCGTCGTTGCGGATCACTCCCAGCAGGCGCCCTGCTGCGCGGCAGGCCGCGACATCGGCGAACTCCAGGCGCAGCACGTCATCGCCCACGCCTGCCTTGAGCTCCTCGGCCGAGCCGCGCGCCACAACCCGCCCGTGATCGATCACGAGGATCGCGTCGGCCAGGCGGTCGGCCTCCTCGAGGTACTGAGTCGTGAGCAGGATGGTCACACCCTCGTCGACGAGCGAACGCACCGTGGCCCACAGCTGCTCGCGGCTGGTCGGGTCGAGACCCGTCGACGGCTCATCGAGCACCAGCAGCTGGGGCCGCTCGATCATGCTGATCGCAAGGTCGAGCCGGCGCCGCATGCCGCCGGAGTAGGTCGACACTCGCCGGCTCCGTGCATCGCTCAGCCCGAAGGCCGCCAGGAGCTCCTCGGCACGAGCCCGCGCGGCCTTGCGCGGGAGTCGCCGCAGCCGCGCCATCAGCTCCAGGTTCTCCGACCCGGTGAGCAGATCGTCCACCGCGGCGTACTGACCGGTGAGACTGATCGCGCGCTTGACGCCGATCGGATCGTCGAGCAGATCGTGGCCGGCGATGGTCGCCGAGCCCGCATCCGGCGGGATCAGCGTCGCGAGCACCCGCACCATCGTCGTCTTGCCTGCTCCATTGGGCCCGAGCAAAGCCAGGACAGAACCGGTCGGGATGGACAGGTCGATCCGATCAAGGACGAGCTGGTTGCCGAAGGACTTGGAGATCCCATGAGCAGTAACTGTGTATCTCATAGACGGAACTGTATGCGCGACACGCAGTTATAGTCAACGTGTTATGCCAACGACCGAACCGCCGGGCAACGACGATCCGCCGAGTACCGAGCCGCAGCCACCGCTGCCGCCGGGGC
This window encodes:
- a CDS encoding ATP-binding cassette domain-containing protein, coding for MRYTVTAHGISKSFGNQLVLDRIDLSIPTGSVLALLGPNGAGKTTMVRVLATLIPPDAGSATIAGHDLLDDPIGVKRAISLTGQYAAVDDLLTGSENLELMARLRRLPRKAARARAEELLAAFGLSDARSRRVSTYSGGMRRRLDLAISMIERPQLLVLDEPSTGLDPTSREQLWATVRSLVDEGVTILLTTQYLEEADRLADAILVIDHGRVVARGSAEELKAGVGDDVLRLEFADVAACRAAGRLLGVIRNDEAAHRLDVRTDGSSNDVLKILGRLAEAGIDARRVTVKRPNLDDVFRSLTGTPHDDKKLEVA